One region of Bombus affinis isolate iyBomAffi1 chromosome 3, iyBomAffi1.2, whole genome shotgun sequence genomic DNA includes:
- the LOC126914316 gene encoding RNA polymerase-associated protein CTR9 homolog isoform X3 — protein sequence MLAACYMQEANREKNKVKKRHLFTKAAQLHTNADEIIMYDQNHILGRAYLCLLERDKMNQADNQFNFILNLSPNNIPCLLGKACVAFNRKNYRGALAFYKKALRINPNCPAAVRLGMGHCFMKLNNQEKARLAFERALQLDGQCVGALVGLSIMQLNEQQPDSIRTGIQMLSKAYIIDPTNSMVLNHLANHFFFKKNYNKVHNLALHAFHNTENDVIRAESCYQLARVFHIEGKYNQAFQYYYQAIQFASPTFVLPHFGLGQMYIYRDDVEKAEQCFEKVLEVHPDNCETMKILGSLYANSGSQSKRDIAKNYLRKVTEQFPDDIEAWIELAQILQESDHKAALNAYGTVIRILKEQNQTDIPSEILNNVGALHYRLGNLEEAKKNLEVSLMSSEADALHDPVYYNSITVTTKYNLARLNEALCIFDEAEKLYRAILKKHPNYIDCYLRLGCMARDKGEIYEAFDWFKDALSINSRHPDAWILMGNLHLSKMQWGLAQKKFERIINEPETSTDAYSLIALGNIWLETLYQDKEGKNRNKKYQKRALAMYKKVLRNDPKNIWAANGIGAVLAHKGYVNEARDIFAQVRDATAKFPDVWLNIAHIYVEQQQFFNAIQMYVNCLRKFYKYHDVEVLQYLGRAYFKAGKLKEAKLTLLKGIRVAPQDTVLLYNIAFVLRCLAIQTLKDARSTLTTVLEAVRELALSHKYFQYLSRHGDKIRQLANAEAGSCQDLLSQAQYHVARARRLDEEEKIFKRKQEEERQVFKIRQTEEKRKSEEMRRQKEEEMIQKRQEYVEKTKNVLVIAAMPPKRPRGKGREARTDQYVSDNGGSESEEGCEKTRRKKKRKRKASGEHKEKRGKDKGMREKKMGNGENSSESDRSKPKRGRKGIIKKDRAFQKSTAKIATGKMPLSKEIISMNKSDSNSGGSKIASRGESRNEGRVRINRRIMYDSQESSTPRSRSSSRSKFRSRSRSSSRLRSEVQPRSVFRSPFRSRSGSKSRSQSRSKSPPRSRSVSAKSGSRSKSGSWKSQLRSKSRSGSEKSGSQPRSRSGFTASARSRSSSADNIRPRAGSARSVRSRSGSVANARSSSGSAAGARSRSGSARSARSRSGSAANARSSSGSAAGARSRSGSVASARSRSGSARSARSRSDSEAGARSRSGSVASARSRSGSARSARSRSGSAANARSSSGSAAGARSRSGSVASARSRSGSARSARSRSSSAANARSSSGSAAGARSRSGSARSARSRSGSAANARSSSGSAAGARSRSGSVASARSRSGSARSARSRSGSAAGARSSPASVTGARSRLGTASSVPLRTGSAVNARSTSGSAAGARSRLDYARSALLRRGPVARTRSRLGSARSARSRPGSAVSARSVSGSVASARSRSGSARSVRSRSGSAANARSSSGSAAGVRWRSGSVASARLRSDSARSARSRSGSAAGVRSRSGSVASARLRSGSAVSARSTSGSVAGARSRLDSARSALFRRGPVASARSNLGSVAGVRSRLGFARSVRSRSGSVAREQSRSGSVRSVRSRSGSVARARSRSRSAPSVRSRSGSVARARSRSGSAPSVRSRSGSVANARSGSGSAANARSRSCSARSALCRSESAGSVLSRQRSISSILSSWGSIVSMLSSWGSPPSAQSSPGSVASARSSPGFAAGAQSRSGSAASAQSRSGSARSARSRSASAVSARSNSGSVAGVRSRSGFARSVRSRSGSVAREQSRSGSVRSVRSRSGSVARARSRSRSAPSVRSRSGSVARARSRSGSAPSVRSRSGSVANARSGSGSAANARSRSCSAANARSRSYSAVSARSRSWSPSGSRKVASRSRLRSRSGSRSGS from the exons ATGTTGGCTGCATGTTATATGCAGGAAGCcaacagagaaaagaataaaGTCAAAAAGAGACATCTATTTACAAAAGCTGCCCAATTACATACAAATGCAGATGAGATTATTATGTATGACCAG AATCATATACTTGGCAGAGCTTATTTATGCCTTCTGGAAAGGGATAAGATGAATCAGGCTGATAaccaatttaattttatattaaatctgTCTCCAAACAATATTCCTTGCCTATTAGGAAAAGCATGCGTAGCGTTTAACAGAAAAAATTACAGAGGTGCTCTTGCCTTTTATAAAAAGGCATTGAGAATAAATCCAAATTGTCCAGCTGCTGTGAGGTTGGGGATGGGGCATTgttttatgaaattaaataatcagGAAAAAGCTCGTTTAGCATTTGAAAGAGCTTTACAGTTAGATGGCCAATGTGTTGGAGCATTAGTTGGACTTTCAATTATGCAACTGAATGAACAACAGCCTGATAGTATCAGAACTGGTATTCAAATGTTATCGAAAGCTTATATCATTGATCCGACTAATTCCATGGTGTTGAATCATTTGGCAAatcattttttctttaaaaagaaCTATAACAAAGTACACAACTTAGCCCTCCATGCATTTCACAATACTGAAAACGATGTTATACGTGCAGAAAGTTGCTATCAATTAGCCAGAGTATTTCATATCGAA GGTAAGTATAACCAAGCGTTTCAATATTACTATCAGGCCATACAATTTGCGTCTCCAACTTTTGTATTACCACACTTTGGCTTAGGTCAAATGTATATTTATCGTGATGATGTAGAAAAA GCAGAACAATGTTTCGAAAAAGTGTTGGAAGTTCATCCAGATAATTGTGAAACAATGAAAATTCTTGGATCTCTTTACGCAAATTCAGGTTCTCAATCCAAACGCGATATTGCTAAAAACTACCTTCGGAAAGTAACTGAACAATTTCCGGATGATATTGAAGCATGGATTGAATTGGCTCAAATATTGCAGGAAAGTGACCATAAAGCCGCCTTAAATGCATATGGTACGGTAATTAGGATTTTAAAAGAACAAAACCAGACAGATATACCATCAGAAATTCTAAACAATGTTGGTGCTCTACATTATAG ACTTGGAAACTTAGAAGAAGCTAAGAAAAATTTGGAGGTATCTTTAATGAGTTCTGAAGCTGATGCCTTACACGATCCTGTATACTATAACTCAATTACAGTTACGACAAAATATAATTTGGCTCGTTTAAACGAAGCTTTATGCATATTTGATGAAGCAGAAAAATTATACAGAGCCATTTTAAAGAAACATCCAAACTATATAGATTGTTATTTACGACTTGGCTGTATGGCTCGAGATAAAGGAGAAATTTATGAAGCGTTTGATTGGTTTAAGGATGCTTTAAGCATAAATAGCAGGCACCCAGATGCATGGATTCTTATGGGTAACTTACATTTGTCTAAAATGCAATGGGGTCTTGCCCAGAAGAAATTCGAAAGAATTATAAACGAACCAGAAACAAGTACCGATGCCTATTCTTTGATTGCTTTGGGTAACATTTGGTTGGAAACGTTGTATCAAGATAAAGAAGGTAAAAATCGAAACAAGAAATATCAAAAAAGAGCATTGGCTATGTATAAAAAG GTTTTGCGAAACGATCCTAAAAATATTTGGGCTGCAAATGGAATAGGAGCTGTACTGGCGCATAAAGGTTATGTAAATGAAGCTAGAGATATTTTTGCTCAAGTTCGAGATGCAACAGCAAAATTTCCCGATGTATGGTTGAATATTGCGCACATTTATGTAGAGCAACAACAATTCTTTAACGCTATCCAAATG taTGTAAACTGCCTTCGGAAGTTCTATAAATACCATGATGTCGAAGTTTTGCAATATCTTGGAAGAGCTTACTTTAAAGCTGGTAAATTAAAAGAAGCAAAATTGACATTATTAAAG GGAATAAGAGTAGCTCCACAGGACACTGTTTTGTTATACAATATTGCATTTGTCCTTCGATGTCTAGCGATACAAACTTTGAAGGATGCGAGATCCACATTAACAACTGTGCTCGAGGCAGTTCGCGAATTGGCACTCTCACATAAATACTTCCAATATCTATCAAGGCATGGTGATAAAATACGGCAACTTGCGAACGCAGAAGCAGGGAGCTGTCAAGATCTTTTATCGCAAGCGCAATATCATGTTGCCAGAGCTAGACGATTGGACGaggaagaaaaaatatttaagagaaaacaagaagaagaaag ACAAGTATTTAAAATTCGACAAACGGAAGAAAAACGGAAATCTGAAGAAATGCGACGacaaaaagaagaggaaatgaTACAGAAACGTCAAGAGTACGTTGAAAAGACAAAGAACGTTTTGGTAATCGCTGCAATGCCTCCAAAAAGACCTAGAGGGAAAGGAAGAGAAGCACGCACTGATCAATACGTTAGTGACAATGGTGGTTCTGAAAGTGAGGAAGGTTGCGAGAAAACTcgtagaaaaaagaaacgcaaAAGAAAAGCAAGTGGCGAACATAAAGAAAAAAGGGGCAAGGATAAAGGAATGCGCGAGAAAAAAATGGGGAATGGAGAAAATA GTTCAGAAAGTGATCGATCCAAGCCGAAACGTGGGAGAAAAGGGATTATTAAGAAAGACAGAGCATTTCAGAAAAGTACAGCTAAGATTGCAACAGGAAAGATGCCTTTATCGAAGGAAATTATATCAATGAACAAATCTGATAGCAATTCAGGAGGTTCTAAAATTGCTAGCAG AGGTGAAAGCCGTAACGAAGGTCGCGTACGCATAAATAGACGAATTATGTATGACTCACAAGAATCCAGTACACCAAGATCCAGGTCTAGTTCCAGATCGAAATTTAGAAGCCGTTCTAGAAGTAGCTCACGATTGCGATCAGAAGTTCAACCTCGATCCGTATTTCGTTCACCATTTAGATCTCGTTCAGGTTCCAAGTCGAGAAGTCAATCGCGGTCGAAAAGTCCGCCGAGATCAAGATCCGTTTCAGCGAAAAGTGGTTCACGCTCAAAATCAGGATCGTGGAAAAGTCAATTGCGATCAAAATCGCGTAGTGGTTCGGAAAAAAGTGGATCGCAGCCAAGATCAAGGTCGGGATTTACAGCTAGTGCACGATCAAGATCGAGTTCTgcagataatatacgaccgagAGCAGGCTCTGCACGTAGTGTACGTTCGAGATCGGGATCTGTAGCTAATGCACGGTCAAGCTCAG GTTCTGCAGCTGGCGCGCGATCGAGATCAGGCTCTGCACGTAGTGCACGTTCGAGATCAGGTTCTGCAGCTAATGCACGGTCAAGCTCAGGTTCTGCAGCTGGCGCGCGATCGAGATCGGGTTCTGTAGCTAGCGCACGATCGAGATCAGGCTCTGCAC GTAGTGCACGCTCGAGATCAGATTCTGAAGCTGGCGCGCGATCGAGATCGGGTTCTGTAGCTAGCGCACGATCGAGATCAGGCTCTGCACGTAGTGCACGTTCGAGATCAG GTTCTGCAGCTAATGCACGGTCAAGCTCAGGTTCTGCAGCTGGCGCGCGATCGAGATCGGGTTCTGTAGCTAGCGCACGATCGAGATCAGGCTCTGCACGTAGTGCACGTTCGAGATCAA GTTCTGCAGCTAATGCACGGTCAAGCTCAGGTTCTGCAGCTGGCGCGCGATCGAGATCAGGCTCTGCACGTAGTGCACGTTCGAGATCAGGTTCTGCAGCTAATGCACGGTCAAGCTCAGGTTCTGCAGCTGGCGCGCGATCGAGATCGGGTTCTGTAGCTAGCGCACGATCGAGATCAGGCTCTGCACGTAGTGCACGTTCGAGATCAGGTTCTGCAGCTGGCGCGCGATCAAGCCCGGCTTCTGTAACTGGCGCGCGATCGAGATTAGGCACTGCAAGTAGTGTACCTTTGAGAACAGGATCTGCAGTTAACGCACGATCAACCTCGGGTTCCGCAGCTGGTGCACGATCGAGATTAGATTATGCACGTAGTGCACTTTTGAGACGGGGACCTGTAGCTCGTACACGATCGAGATTAGGCTCTGCACGTAGTGCACGTTCGAGACCAGGATCTGCAGTTAGCGCACGATCAGTCTCGGGTTCTGTAGCTAGCGCACGATCGAGATCAGGCTCTGCACGTAGTGTACGTTCGAGATCGGGATCTGCAGCTAATGCACGGTCAAGCTCAGGTTCTGCAGCTGGCGTGCGATGGAGATCGGGTTCTGTAGCTAGCGCACGATTGAGATCAGACTCTGCACGTAGTGCACGTTCGAGATCAGGTTCTGCAGCTGGCGTGCGATCGAGATCGGGTTCTGTAGCTAGCGCACGATTGAGATCAGGCTCTGCAGTTAGCGCACGATCAACCTCGGGTTCCGTAGCTGGTGCGCGATCGAGATTAGACTCTGCACGTAGTGCACTTTTCAGACGGGGACCTGTAGCTAGTGCACGATCAAACTTGGGTTCTGTAGCTGGCGTACGATCGAGATTAGGCTTTGCACGTAGTGTACGTTCGAGATCGGGATCTGTAGCTCGTGAACAATCGAGATCAGGCTCTGTACGTAGTGTACGTTCGAGATCGGGATCTGTAGCCCGTGCACGATCGAGATCACGCTCTGCACCTAGTGTACGTTCGAGATCGGGATCTGTAGCTCGTGCACGATCGAGATCAGGCTCTGCACCTAGTGTACGTTCGAGATCGGGATCTGTAGCTAATGCACGGTCAGGCTCAGGTTCTGCAGCTAACGCACGATCGAGATCGT GCTCTGCACGTAGTGCTCTTTGCAGATCGGAATCTGCAGGTAGTGTATTATCGAGACAGAGATCTATAAGTAGTATACTATCAAGTTGGGGATCTATAGTTAGTATGCTATCAAGTTGGGGATCTCCACCTAGTGCACAATCAAGCCCGGGTTCTGTAGCTAGTGCACGATCAAGCCCGGGTTTTGCAGCTGGCGCACAATCAAGATCGGGTTCTGCAGCTAGCGCACAATCAAGATCGG GCTCTGCACGCAGCGCACGTTCGAGATCAGCATCTGCAGTTAGCGCACGATCAAACTCGGGTTCTGTAGCTGGCGTACGATCGAGATCAGGCTTTGCACGTAGTGTACGTTCGAGATCGGGATCTGTAGCTCGTGAACAATCGAGATCAGGCTCTGTACGTAGTGTACGTTCGAGATCGGGATCTGTAGCTCGTGCACGATCGAGATCACGCTCTGCACCTAGTGTACGTTCGAGATCGGGATCTGTAGCTCGTGCACGATCGAGATCAGGCTCTGCACCTAGTGTACGTTCGAGATCGGGATCTGTAGCTAATGCACGGTCAGGCTCAGGTTCTGCAGCTAACGCACGATCGAGATCGT GTTCTGCAGCTAACGCACGATCGAGATCGT ACTCTGCAGTTAGTGCACGATCGAGATCATGGTCTCCTAGTGGTTCCAGAAAAGTAGCTTCGCGATCAAGGTTAAGGTCAAGATCTGGATCAAGGAGTGGTTCATAG